Genomic segment of Candidatus Chlorohelix allophototropha:
GACAAACCAGCGAAATATCTCATCGGTTGGCACGATTAGGCGCGCAGGATTTTTAACAAGTTTACCATAAGGAGAATTATGTCAACTAACCTCAACGGTTACGGAATAATCTGGGATATGGATGGCACTATGGTTGATACTATGCCAATTCATCTTGAGGTGCTGACAGATTTTATGACTTCGCAAGGCTTACAATTTACCGAAGAAGATTTTATCCGAACCAGTGGTATGCCCACTATCGAAATATTTAAGCCATACTTTCCCAAAGCCAGTTATGAGGAGTTGCATAACCTTAGCCTTTTAAAGGATGCTGCCTTCAGAGAAAAAGCCGAAAAAGTCGGGATTCCATTTCTACCCGGGGTAGCGCGTTTATTACAACAACTGAAAGAAGCAGGCTTTAAACAAGGGATAGCCACAGGCTCACCCGCTAAAAACCTAGAATTGGTATTTAACAGCAACCCGGGCAGTCAAAACTATTTTTCAGGAACAGTGGTAGCAGAGGATACCAAACGAGGTAAGCCCAATCCAGAAGTGTTTTTGAAAGCCGCCGAAAAATTGGAAATTGCTCCTGAGAAGTGTCTGGTGATTGAAGACGGAACTATGGGGATTGAAGGAGCGCACCGCGCGGGGATGCGTACCATCGCTTATGACCCCGATTTAAGCAGAGTAGAGCTTTTTAAGCGAACGGGCGCAACCGTTGTGATACAAACGCTTGAAGCATTAAGCGTGGATTTTATCTGGAAATTGCTGTTGAGTTAGTAACCAAAAGCCATCCCTGTGAGGTTCGGGAGCAGTGTACTCGGCAAGTGAGTACAGGTCGGATAATGCTGCCTGAGTATTCCTCTAAATCTGAGGGTAGTACACCAACGGTATCCCCTGCTCTGCTAATTACAGTATGATGATTGACATGAAATTGGCAAGCATATATGATTAAAAGGTTGAAAGCTTATGTATTAATATCTTTATAATTCCATACACCGGAGTTTGTAATAAATGCTTCAAAAGTTACTAATGTACACAAAGGCATTGAGGTCTTGTGTTCACTTAAGATATAGCTTGGCTAACTTTATATGTTTTTTCCTACCAAAATTCTTTAGTGGATTAATCAGAGCCAAAATTTATCGAGTTGCCGGTTTTGATATTGGAAAAGGTTCTTTTATTATGGGCAATGTTGAGTTGCTAAGTGGAAATCCTGATTTCTACAAGAACCTTAAAATTGGCTCCAGTACTCTGATTAGCACCAATGTAACCATTAATCTGGACGATAAGGTAGTTATAGAAGATTATGTTACTTTGAGTCCGTTTGTTCGTATTTATACCGGAACTCATACTATAGGTAATTCGGGACATCGGTGCAATAAGCCGCTCTATAAGCCGGTTACTATTGGACGGGGTAGCTGGATTGCCTTAGGAGCGATTATACTGCCCGGTGTTACAATTGGACGAGGTTGCGTTGTGGCTGCCGGTTCTGTAGTTACGAAAGATGTTCCACCTGACAGCTTTGTAGCGGGAGTACCGGCTGAAGTAAAAAAGGTTCTTACGAATAGTTTGCCTGTCTCTATTTAAAAGAAAAAGAAGCTGTAGATCACTGCTTTGAAAGAAAACCAGTATTTGTACCAGACGTTTCCGCTAACGAAACGTCTGGTTGGATAGCTCCAGAAACACCGTGTAAAGTTAAAATTAGGCGGTTGCACGTCGGAAAACGTTGGCAGCCCAATAAACACACAAGCCTGCTAGAATTATAACTAAGCTGTAACCAATCCACACTGAACTATCACCATAATCTCCGACGAAGAGTGAACGGGTAGCATTGACCACATAGTAAAAAGGGCTGATTTTTGCAGCGCCTTGTAACCAATCAGGTGCAAAGGTCAGCGGCAATAAAATGCCTGAGAGTAGTAATAAGGGCGTAGTCAGAAAGTTTAGAAGAGGGGCAATTGCATCCTCACTTTTAAGTAGCAAACCAAGTGCGTAGGAGAACGAAGCCAACGCGATGCCCATCGGGATTACCAGAATCAGGCTCAATAGCACGCCCCCAAAATCAGCCTTCAAGCCCATCAGATAAGCTACTGCTATCAGCAAGACACACTGTACCAGCAAAATCAAGGCATCTCGCAATGCTCGTGCCAGCAAAGGGGCGAGGCGGTTTACGGGCGTAACTCGAAGACGTTCAACCACTCCTGCGCGCAAATCGGCGATTATACTAAAACCCACAAACATAGACCCGAACATACCGAGCATCACCAGCATTCCAGGGGTAAAAATAGTCAAGGCGTTAGTGCCGGGCGCACCGCCGATAAGCATCTTTTCCAGCAACGGCCCGAACAAAAGTAAGTAGCAGATTGGGGTAAAAAGGGCTACGATAATCCAGACTGGCTGCCGCAGTGTATTTATCAAGTAATTTTTAAAGAGCAACCACGTATCGCTTATAAGTTTCATCTATTCTCTCCTGTAATCGGTTTATCCGGCTAAACTATTCTTCCACTTCTCGTAAGGAGCGTCCGGTTTTATGCAAAAACACATCGTCTAACGAGGGACGGTGTAGCGAGATCGAAGATAGTGCTAATTGTGCGCCATCCAGTGTGCGCAAAATGTTGGGTAATGCTTGTTCGCCACTTTCCACATATAACCGCAAGCCATTCTCAATCGGCATTACCTCGCGCACAAAGGGTTGCTGTTCCAGCAAGCTATGCGCTTTTTTACGTGCTCCGTTGTGTGCATCCAGACCCAGTACAACCGCATCCCCGGCAATCTCGCGCTTGAGTTCGTTTGGTGTACCGTTCGCTACAATACGTCCTCCATCGATAATTGCTAACCGATCACAAAGTGCATCCGCTTCTTCCAGATAGTGAGTGGTTAGGAACACAGTAGTACCGACTTCCCGCATCTTACGCACTTCATCCCACATTCGCGCTCGGCTCTGTGGGTCAAGTCCGGTAGTTGGTTCATCTAGAAATAAAAGGGCTGGCGTATGTACCATACCCAAGGCAATATCCAGCCGACGCTTCTGCCCGCCCGAATATCCCGAGGCGGGACGATCAGCAAATGCCTCAAGTTCTAAGTCTTTTATCAATAAGGTGGCTCTTTGTTGAGCATCATGTTTGTGCATGCCATAAAGCCGTCCTTGCAATATAAGATTCTCACGCGCAGTTGCTGCCACTTCCACACCACCACTCTGGCTCACATATCCAATGCGTTCTCGTACTTTCTTGGGTTGTTTAAGTAGGTCATAGCCTGCCACTTTTGCACTTCCTGAGGTAGGGTCTAACAAAGTTGCCAATATTCGAAGTGTGGTAGTTTTTCCCGCGCCATTTGGACCAAGAAAACCGAATATTTCACCCTGCTCAACACTCAAATTGACGCCTCGTACCGCCTCAACCGGTCCACGCCGGGATTTGAAAACTTTCCTAAGCTCATGTGTTTCTATAATTGACATTCTTTTACACTCCATTATTAATCTATATATACAAACTTGTATATTCAAGTTATATTAGCCGCAACTTTATTGCAATAGGTCTTTAGACCAGTTATTTAATTTCTAACAAAATAGTGCCTAGAAGTATCAAGGTAATTCGTCTCGTTCCACTTTTCCTATTGCTCTTTCAATCCAACGAATTTCTGTTTCCATATGGTCGGCAGCCAATCGTAGGTTTTCTAAAATATGGCGGGGAGTACCGGGATCAAGCAATTTGTTGGAATTCTCATCACATAACAACTCGACAATTCCGTTTAATGCATTTATCCGATGCTTAAAATATCCGAGAATTTCATCTTTTGGGAGGGCATTTATAAAAGTCAGGGCAACTTGAAAAGGATCAATTACCGGTTTTACGTCCTTCCAATATTCCCTTAACAGTCGATAAAATTCCTCTATACCCTTTTCGGTTATACGATATACGGTGCGCGCAGGGCGGTTATTGATTTGGTCAATCGCAACAACCTCTACCAATCCTTCCTGTGTCATTTTATTGAGCGAAAAGTAGATTGAGCCATATGCGATATTAGCCCATTGTTCGGCATTCCATGTTTCTAGTTCACGTCGCAATTCGTAACCATGTATCGTATCGCGTTGTTTCAAAACACCAAGAATTAAGACTCGGATTGATGACATTGCTATAGTCCTTATTCAAGTTTGAATATTTAATTTTTAGTAGTATAAAAATTTGGTGAAAAGATGTCAATACCACATCTTTCTGCGGCTAATGTCAGAACTGCTGCGAAATATTAAAGTAACATTAATACTCAAAAAAGAGCCTTATTCCAATAATTCTCCAATCTTTTAAATCTATGATATAACCAAGATAGTGAAATAATTATTTATCAATCAAAGGAGTTTTATTACTATTATGATTAGAAATTACCCCGGAATTGCTAAAAATCCTCAAACTGCTAAAAAAGGCTTGAGTATGTTCAAAATGAATTTGATAATGTTCACGGCAGTTTCTATACTGTGCGCTCTGTTGGTTTTCCAGATTGGACTTCAAGTAGGTAATTCAATAGCGCCTTCCAATTATACTGCGGTTGATGCAGTGCAAACCACTTCCTCCTCTGCGGGCGGCCCGCCGGACCCGATAGTAACAGTCGCTCCAGTACAAACTACTGCGGCGGCTCAAAGCGCACCCACTACTGCGGCAGCTACCGCTAAAGCAGCCACACAAACTACTGCGGCGGCTCAAAGCGCACCCACTACTGCGGCTACCGTTAAACCGGTGACTACTGCTAAAGTAATTGTTACCCAAGCTCCCAAGCCTGTCACAAAACACTCATAAAATATAAAGAAAATATATTGCAGGGGCAAACTTGATTGTTTGCCCCTTTGCAACTCGCAAGCAATAAATCGGAGGTAAGCTAGGAATGGGTCATAATAAAATAATACACGAAAATCCTCTTTTCAAAAACCGCAAACGAGTGTTGGTAGTACCCGAAGCGCGCAGAAGTCCTGCTACACGTAATTTCCGGCTTTGGATGTTAAATTTAACCTTAGCAATAATAATACTGTTTGCGTTTGTATTTGGCATTAACGCAGGTACCCAATCCAATATAATGAGTAATTTCATTGGGCAACGCTGGTCAGAACTCATGCAAGAACAATTCAATACACAGGGCGCAGTTCTGGCAGAAAAAACCCCCTGGATAATGGCACGTGTAACCGGCATAGTAGATTATATTTTGGTATTTGCCAGCGTCGCTCTTGGCTTGATGGTTTCGATGCGACTTACAGATCGCTTTATTCATCGCTCTAATCTAACATACGTACATAAAATAATTTCTTTACTGGTTCTAGTATTTACGGTATTGCATGTGGTTGGTCTGATGTTTGACAATTATATGAATATCAGCTTGCTCCAGAGTTTAACGCCATTTTCGACCGAATACCGTCCCATCTGGACTGGCTTAGGTACAATTAGCCTTTATATGATGATTTCATTGGTATTCAGCTTTTATCTGGTTAATAGAATCGGCTTTAAAGCGTGGCGAATTATTCATTACATCAGCTTTGCCGCTTTCGTACTTACGCTGGTTCACGGTATAACAGCCGGAAGCGATACCAATACCCCCTGGATGCAAGCAATATATCTGGCAACCGGCTTTATCGTAGCCACCCTGACAGGTACGCGGTTTATGGCACACCCTAATAAATTACCCGCTCGCAATTAGCTTGTGGGTATGAACACTTCATTAGCTATAGTGTAAAATGCTATAAGGGAGGATAAGTGAAGTGTATATATTAGTTGTTGAAGACGAAGAAAAGCTAGTAAAGCTAATAAAAAGGGTGCTGGAAGAAGAGCGCTATCAGGTAGATACTGCCCTTGATGGCGCGCAAGGTCTTGAAATGGCGCTGATCGGAAGTTACGACCTAATTATCCTCGATGTAATGATGCCGCATGTGACTGGGCTTGAAATATGCAAATCCTTGCGCGATGAAAAAAGCACAGTGCCAATACTAATGTTGACTGCCCTTGATGCTATTCAAGACCGGGTGCAGGGTCTCGATGTTGGCGCAGATGACTATTTAACCAAACCTTTTGCTTTTGATGAATTGCTGGCGCGTATTCGAGCCTTATTGCGACGACGTATTAATCCCGAAGACCCGGTCAACACAATATTGAAGGTAGAAGACCTTGAGCTTGACCTATCAAAGCATGAAGCCAGAAGGCATGGCAAGCATATTGAGTTAACCTCCAAAGAGTTTGCTTTACTGGAATATCTGATGCACAACAAAGGGCAAGTCCTTAGCCGCGATCAGATTATAAATCACGTCTGGGAATATGATTTTGATGCGACTTCAAATGTCGTAGATATATATATACACTACTTGAGAAATAAAATTGACGGGCATTTCTCGCGTAAATTAATTAAAACAGTGCGTGGGCTTGGCTACAGTATCAGAGTGGATTAGGGCTAGTAAGCTTAAATGTTTGAAAAAGCGCGACGGACATTAATTTTTTGGAATATTGGGGTGGCAATATCGCTGATCGCAATAGTAGTATTTACTATGTATATTACGATCTTTTTGAATTTGCAACAAGAAGTCAACGATAATTTACGCTACAATGCCGATAATATAATTCGCTCCATCCGCTATGTGCCGCCCACGCAAGCACAAACAACTCCTCCTACCAGAGAATCTGATGGCGATGATAACCACTCTGCGCCCACCTATAAAGGCGACGACGGTAGGCTGGTTCGCGAGAACAATCGCTTTATCGTCTCGAATGCTTTTTATATTTTAATAGATACTAAAGGGGTTGTTACCGAAAGTTCACTTGTTTACTCCAATACAAACCTACCAGACCTTTCAGTTCTTAAGCCGGTGCTTGAAGGTCAGACTTTATACAAAGACCTCAAGGTTGATGATACTGCGATGCGGATTTATTCTGCGCCGGTGCGCCTAGAAGGTGGACGTATCCTAGGCATGGTACAGGTAGGTGAAAATCTTGAACCGCATAAACAGCAGCTTAATACTATTCTCTTAATAGCTGGTTCTGTATCTTTGGTGGGACTTGCGCTTGCGGTAGCTGCTGCCATGATTCTTACTCGCCGCGCTTTGATACCGGTAAAACTGTCGATGGAGCGTCAGCGTGAATTTGTTGCCGATGCCTCACATGAATTGCGTACCCCTCTTGCCTTAATAAGGGCTAATGCTGAGGTTGCCTTACGTAGTAAAAATAAAAATTCAGAGCAGAATGTCGAACTGCTTGAAGATATACGCAAGGAAACCGATTACTTGAGTAGGTTGGTAACAGATTTATTAACGTTGGCACGCTCTGACATGGAAAAAGCGGAGTTAAAGCCGGAACCGGTTGAGCTGGTTCGCTTGGGGCGTTCGCTTACACGTGAAATGCAGCCCTTAGCAGAGGCTCGCAAACTTGAGCTTGAATTTGATAGTGGCGATAAATCGGAAATTTGGGTTATGGGCGAATCGGTACGTTTGCGTCAATTGTTGCTAATTCTGCTGGATAACGCCATCAAATATACCCCTTCTGGTAGGGTTGATTTATCGGTTACTCTCGATAAAAGTCATCATGCTATTATAAAGGTGACTGATACAGGCGTGGGAATTCCCGAAGATAAAGTGGATAAGATCTTCGAACGTTTCTACAGAGTGGATAAATCCAGAACCCGCCGTGAGGGTGGGTTTGGGCTAGGCTTGTCCATCGCCCGCTGGATAGTACAAATCCATAATGGTTCGATTCATGCAACCTCTAAAGTTGGGCAAGGAAGCGTATTTTCTGTATCTTTGCCAACCCGTATGCCTCATAAAATTTAACCTGCTTTGCGATACCCCTCAGCTACACTTATATGCAATTACCACCCTTAACAAGATTGTGATAAAATAGACGCGGTGTACATTTCTTAGTAATGAAGAGTTGGCGTTGGATATATTAAGCAAAGGAAATTAACTATGGCTAAAGTAGCAATTCACGGATTTGGGCGCATTGGTCGCTCACTTATGAAAGTAGCTCTTCGCGAAAATCTTTTCACTCCGGTTTCTATCTCTGATATTAAAGATCTTCCTACCCTTGCCGCTTTGTTTGAAGTGGACTCAAACTATGGACGCTGGCACGAAGCAGTAGCCACCAAAGGCGATACCCTGTTTGTAGGCGGTCGTGAAATCGCTTTCTTTGACTCAATGAAAGAATTGCCGGATTGGAAGGCATTGGGCGTGGATTTAGTGATTGATTGTACCGGACGCGCTACCACCCGCGCCGGAGCACAAGCTCACCTCGATCGAGGCGCAAAGCGCGTATTGGTTAGCGCACCCAGCAAAACCTTCCAAGATTGCGACGCAGTATTATTGAAGGGTATCAACCTCGACACCTTCGACCCTGAAGCTCATAAAATCGTGAGTATGGCTAGCTGCACTACCAACGCGCTTGCCCCGGTAGTCAAAGTGGTGCTGGAAAACTTCGGCATTAAGTACGGCTTGTTCTCCACCATTCACGCTTACACCAATACTCAATCTCTGACCGATCAGCCAATGAAAGACCGTCGCGATTCATGGGCGGCTGCCGAGAATATTATTCCTTCGTCTTCCGGTGCAGCTCGTGCTCTCCAGTTTATCTGGAAAGACCTGAAAATTACCGGCAAAGCCTATCGCGTGCCTACCCGCACCGGAAGCATCGCCGAACTTAACCTGATTACCGATCGCAACGTAACGGCTCAGGAAGTAAACGACGCTTTCCGCGCTGCCGCTAAGACTGACGCTCTGAAAGGCGTTTTTGGGGTGCTAGAAGACGAATGGGCTTCGTCCCGCATTCTGGGCGACTCACATTCTTCGATTGTTGACCTGCCGCTTACCTCGGTTCAGGAAGGCAATTTGCTTTCGGTAGCAGCTTGGTACGATAACGAGTGGGGTTATTCCTCCCGCCTCGCCGAAACTGCGGCGTTCCTTACCAGCAAGTAATTTAGAGTGAGAGCAGGGGTTTAAACCCCTTGTCTGAAGTAAAAGAATTTGAAATAAAAACCGCCTCCTTCACTTCCGAAGGGGGCGATTTTTTATTGAAACCCTTGAATGTTACACTTGAAGCAGGGGAAGAAGGAAGAATGGAACCTCGCCATTTAGAGCCTCTGTGGAGTATATATATTATAATGGAATAGGCATCAAAGATATATATATGGGCAGAAAAAAGAGGTGAGCATATCTAGTAATAAGCTAAGTGAATTTAAATCCATTCACTCAGCTTGAAAGTCCCTCACAAGAGGCGTTTATATTTTCCGCGATAACGATGGAAATGACACGCCTGAACTGTTACTAAAAATGAAACAAATGTAATTTAATCTGTAATGTAATTAGGTTATAACTGTTTTAGTATTAAGTCTATATTTAGATTTATCAGTGGGGAGGCATACAAATTGGATAGTAAGAGCCAACCCGGTCAATATGGCAAGCATAATTATTCCAGCGCACTTTCCGGTGGTAGTAAGGATGAACCTCTCTATCGAATAGCGCGCACCGCAGCTGAGACGTTGGCTGTGCCGTTTGCCTTTATTACCCGCGATAATCTTACTTTAAGGGCATCCTATTGTAATCCTGTGATTGAAACCTTGCCTGACCTCTTTTATTGTCAGCAGGTAATTAACACTAAAAAGCCCCTATATATAAGTGATACACATAAAGATCAAAGGTTTCCCCAAAATCCGCCACCCACATTTCGGTTTTTTGCGGGTATTCCTCTCTTCAGCCACGATTATAATGTGCTTGGTACTTTATGTTTGATTGACCACAAGCCACGACAGCTAAGTAATGCCAAACGCCAAATGCTGGAAGATCTTGCAGTGTGGGCGGAGAATGAAATTAACCTCCCTAAAATTAAAAAAGCCAGTGCAATGGCACGTGAAAGTGACACCCGTTTCTCTAAGGTGTTCAGAGCTGCACCCATTCCAATTGCGATTAATTTTCTGGAATCTGGAGAATTTATTGAAGCGAATGATAGTTTTCTGAAGCTTACCGGCTATAGTCGCGCCGAATTAATGAAATATTCTATTGTAAAACTGCTGGGTAATTCTTCTAGAGAACATTTAGCTCAACTGAAAAAGTTGATTCTGGACAGTGCTTTTTATAACCATGAAGTAACTTTCAAGAACAAAAATGGCGAGTTACGTGAGGTGGTTCTATCATGCGAAGCGATAGAGATAGACGGTGAACCTAGCTTCTTGACAATGGGTCGTGACATTACCGACGACCGTTTGTCGAGAGAAGCTTTACGACGCAGCGTAGCCACTAATCGGGCTTTGTTCGATGTAATACCCGATTTGATGCTTAGGATTAACCAAGACGGCTTAATTTTAAATTATAAACCGTCAAAAGAATCTCTGCTTCCGGTAACCCTTGAAAACCTAATTGGTCGCACATTGGTTGATATTTTTGAGCCGGGTCTTGCTTCCGTTTATCTTTCAAATGTTCGAGAGGCGTTGAATAATCTGGAAACCCGCGTTTTTGAATATCAACTTTTAATTGATAATAGTATTCGCGATTTTGAGGCGCGCATTGTAGTTAGTGGCGAAAATGAGACTCTGGCAATTTTGCGCGATATTACCGAGAGAAAAACCGTTGAGCGTATGAAGAATGAATTTATTTCAATCGTCAGCCATGAACTACGTACACCGCTTACCTCTATCCGAGGGTCACTGGGCTTACTGGTTGGCGGTGTGGTGGGAGAGTTGCCCGACCAAGCTAAAATGATGCTCGATATTGCGCACAAGAATAGTGAGCGTTTGGTGCGCCTGATTAATGATATTCTCGATATTGAGAAAATCGAGAGTGGCAAATCTAGCTTTAACATGAAACCGCTTGAAATTCAGCTGCTGGTAGAACAAGCGCTAGAAGCAAACCGGGGTTAT
This window contains:
- a CDS encoding HAD family hydrolase — protein: MSTNLNGYGIIWDMDGTMVDTMPIHLEVLTDFMTSQGLQFTEEDFIRTSGMPTIEIFKPYFPKASYEELHNLSLLKDAAFREKAEKVGIPFLPGVARLLQQLKEAGFKQGIATGSPAKNLELVFNSNPGSQNYFSGTVVAEDTKRGKPNPEVFLKAAEKLEIAPEKCLVIEDGTMGIEGAHRAGMRTIAYDPDLSRVELFKRTGATVVIQTLEALSVDFIWKLLLS
- a CDS encoding acyltransferase; the encoded protein is MGNVELLSGNPDFYKNLKIGSSTLISTNVTINLDDKVVIEDYVTLSPFVRIYTGTHTIGNSGHRCNKPLYKPVTIGRGSWIALGAIILPGVTIGRGCVVAAGSVVTKDVPPDSFVAGVPAEVKKVLTNSLPVSI
- a CDS encoding ABC transporter permease, encoding MKLISDTWLLFKNYLINTLRQPVWIIVALFTPICYLLLFGPLLEKMLIGGAPGTNALTIFTPGMLVMLGMFGSMFVGFSIIADLRAGVVERLRVTPVNRLAPLLARALRDALILLVQCVLLIAVAYLMGLKADFGGVLLSLILVIPMGIALASFSYALGLLLKSEDAIAPLLNFLTTPLLLLSGILLPLTFAPDWLQGAAKISPFYYVVNATRSLFVGDYGDSSVWIGYSLVIILAGLCVYWAANVFRRATA
- a CDS encoding ATP-binding cassette domain-containing protein yields the protein MIETHELRKVFKSRRGPVEAVRGVNLSVEQGEIFGFLGPNGAGKTTTLRILATLLDPTSGSAKVAGYDLLKQPKKVRERIGYVSQSGGVEVAATARENLILQGRLYGMHKHDAQQRATLLIKDLELEAFADRPASGYSGGQKRRLDIALGMVHTPALLFLDEPTTGLDPQSRARMWDEVRKMREVGTTVFLTTHYLEEADALCDRLAIIDGGRIVANGTPNELKREIAGDAVVLGLDAHNGARKKAHSLLEQQPFVREVMPIENGLRLYVESGEQALPNILRTLDGAQLALSSISLHRPSLDDVFLHKTGRSLREVEE
- a CDS encoding PadR family transcriptional regulator codes for the protein MSSIRVLILGVLKQRDTIHGYELRRELETWNAEQWANIAYGSIYFSLNKMTQEGLVEVVAIDQINNRPARTVYRITEKGIEEFYRLLREYWKDVKPVIDPFQVALTFINALPKDEILGYFKHRINALNGIVELLCDENSNKLLDPGTPRHILENLRLAADHMETEIRWIERAIGKVERDELP
- a CDS encoding ferric reductase-like transmembrane domain-containing protein; this encodes MGHNKIIHENPLFKNRKRVLVVPEARRSPATRNFRLWMLNLTLAIIILFAFVFGINAGTQSNIMSNFIGQRWSELMQEQFNTQGAVLAEKTPWIMARVTGIVDYILVFASVALGLMVSMRLTDRFIHRSNLTYVHKIISLLVLVFTVLHVVGLMFDNYMNISLLQSLTPFSTEYRPIWTGLGTISLYMMISLVFSFYLVNRIGFKAWRIIHYISFAAFVLTLVHGITAGSDTNTPWMQAIYLATGFIVATLTGTRFMAHPNKLPARN
- a CDS encoding response regulator transcription factor, with translation MYILVVEDEEKLVKLIKRVLEEERYQVDTALDGAQGLEMALIGSYDLIILDVMMPHVTGLEICKSLRDEKSTVPILMLTALDAIQDRVQGLDVGADDYLTKPFAFDELLARIRALLRRRINPEDPVNTILKVEDLELDLSKHEARRHGKHIELTSKEFALLEYLMHNKGQVLSRDQIINHVWEYDFDATSNVVDIYIHYLRNKIDGHFSRKLIKTVRGLGYSIRVD
- a CDS encoding sensor histidine kinase; the encoded protein is MAISLIAIVVFTMYITIFLNLQQEVNDNLRYNADNIIRSIRYVPPTQAQTTPPTRESDGDDNHSAPTYKGDDGRLVRENNRFIVSNAFYILIDTKGVVTESSLVYSNTNLPDLSVLKPVLEGQTLYKDLKVDDTAMRIYSAPVRLEGGRILGMVQVGENLEPHKQQLNTILLIAGSVSLVGLALAVAAAMILTRRALIPVKLSMERQREFVADASHELRTPLALIRANAEVALRSKNKNSEQNVELLEDIRKETDYLSRLVTDLLTLARSDMEKAELKPEPVELVRLGRSLTREMQPLAEARKLELEFDSGDKSEIWVMGESVRLRQLLLILLDNAIKYTPSGRVDLSVTLDKSHHAIIKVTDTGVGIPEDKVDKIFERFYRVDKSRTRREGGFGLGLSIARWIVQIHNGSIHATSKVGQGSVFSVSLPTRMPHKI
- a CDS encoding type I glyceraldehyde-3-phosphate dehydrogenase; the protein is MAKVAIHGFGRIGRSLMKVALRENLFTPVSISDIKDLPTLAALFEVDSNYGRWHEAVATKGDTLFVGGREIAFFDSMKELPDWKALGVDLVIDCTGRATTRAGAQAHLDRGAKRVLVSAPSKTFQDCDAVLLKGINLDTFDPEAHKIVSMASCTTNALAPVVKVVLENFGIKYGLFSTIHAYTNTQSLTDQPMKDRRDSWAAAENIIPSSSGAARALQFIWKDLKITGKAYRVPTRTGSIAELNLITDRNVTAQEVNDAFRAAAKTDALKGVFGVLEDEWASSRILGDSHSSIVDLPLTSVQEGNLLSVAAWYDNEWGYSSRLAETAAFLTSK
- a CDS encoding response regulator, coding for MDSKSQPGQYGKHNYSSALSGGSKDEPLYRIARTAAETLAVPFAFITRDNLTLRASYCNPVIETLPDLFYCQQVINTKKPLYISDTHKDQRFPQNPPPTFRFFAGIPLFSHDYNVLGTLCLIDHKPRQLSNAKRQMLEDLAVWAENEINLPKIKKASAMARESDTRFSKVFRAAPIPIAINFLESGEFIEANDSFLKLTGYSRAELMKYSIVKLLGNSSREHLAQLKKLILDSAFYNHEVTFKNKNGELREVVLSCEAIEIDGEPSFLTMGRDITDDRLSREALRRSVATNRALFDVIPDLMLRINQDGLILNYKPSKESLLPVTLENLIGRTLVDIFEPGLASVYLSNVREALNNLETRVFEYQLLIDNSIRDFEARIVVSGENETLAILRDITERKTVERMKNEFISIVSHELRTPLTSIRGSLGLLVGGVVGELPDQAKMMLDIAHKNSERLVRLINDILDIEKIESGKSSFNMKPLEIQLLVEQALEANRGYGELYNVSFKLTKSLPGVMVYADQDRLMQVLANLISNATKFSPKDGVVEIALTSTPHSVRVDVTDHGNGIPKEFRNRIFQKFAQADSSDTRSKGGTGLGLSIAKAIVEKLGGIINFETEEDKGTTFYFVIPVWNETPVNKEQPQKNTAVLIVEDDAEIGLLLSIMLKQAGFETDIAYSALQARHLLQSKPYSAITLDVMLPDQNGLSLLHDFKSSEATMNIPVVMVSAKTKSNQDPTQNATLQIVDWIDKPIDQERLVEAVQLATNIFYGHKPSVLHVEDDADVSSVVSAILSNIAQITIAATLKQARRLLRNQVFDLVILDLDMPDGSGLSLLPYLSKAPDHKIPVVVFSVSDLEEAVVNKVDAILIKSRTSNAELIDTIKAIIRRTRFKHLEHSVK